The proteins below come from a single Desulfobacterales bacterium genomic window:
- a CDS encoding protein kinase, giving the protein MDQNTSRRRSQRIDLDPPEVGILFLEEAGYVSGTTLAPPPKKLFVDLINRSDEGVGIRAEQKIEPATVFYLSAFNKAEKTWDLFVGESKWIIPDEEKDQRHKLGATIQPTEDTNGLFGDGDSLDKKIPLASDYQFFRKTDLLKSISRDSVCPILNCITFQHVKAGERFMTQGDPGDDCYIIQKGTCVINVEKNGELIPVARLREGDIVGEMALITGERRSAHVEAETDMQLWRLTKEQFDAISEVYPDLRSFLTDLVTKWFETRTITADRRIGKYLITEILGSGGYSIVYRGVHEALHMPVAIKMMKHDMATSSDFIKKFREEARIIAKFNHENIVHVYDIEERYKTLFIIMEHLEGMSLRTLLKRMLKLPYQRVVHYLLQICAGLQYAHAENVVHQDIKPGNLFILPNDKIKILDFGLASPCGAESSFTGTPFYMSPEQIDCLPVDARTDIFALGLTAYEMLTGQRPFAEEDAWKTMNLRVEQDIPDPAAILPDLPATLSKFIMKACARDINQRYQNVAEIVEELQPLVEDHGPVLETDSSASRKMATMFLLYSDEHQPELNRMMEEFCEKVNELGVSCRAADFKEI; this is encoded by the coding sequence ATGGACCAAAACACTTCTCGAAGACGGAGTCAAAGAATCGACCTGGATCCACCGGAAGTCGGGATTCTCTTTTTGGAAGAAGCTGGCTATGTTTCCGGGACCACACTGGCTCCGCCCCCCAAAAAGCTATTTGTCGACCTGATCAATCGCAGCGACGAAGGAGTGGGTATTCGGGCTGAACAAAAAATCGAGCCGGCCACTGTCTTTTATTTGAGTGCTTTTAACAAAGCAGAAAAAACCTGGGATCTGTTTGTGGGTGAATCCAAATGGATTATACCGGATGAAGAAAAAGATCAGAGGCACAAATTGGGAGCGACCATCCAGCCGACTGAAGATACGAACGGGCTCTTTGGCGATGGTGATTCCCTTGACAAAAAAATACCGCTTGCCTCCGATTATCAATTTTTTCGCAAAACGGATTTGTTGAAATCTATCTCCCGGGATTCGGTCTGTCCCATACTTAACTGTATAACGTTTCAGCATGTGAAGGCCGGCGAGCGGTTTATGACGCAGGGCGATCCCGGTGATGACTGCTACATCATCCAAAAAGGCACCTGTGTTATCAATGTCGAAAAAAATGGTGAGCTGATCCCGGTGGCGCGGCTGCGTGAAGGGGATATCGTTGGTGAGATGGCACTGATTACCGGAGAGCGCCGCAGTGCGCATGTGGAAGCTGAAACCGACATGCAGCTATGGCGCCTGACCAAAGAACAGTTTGATGCCATATCTGAGGTTTACCCAGACTTGCGCAGCTTTTTAACGGACCTGGTGACGAAATGGTTTGAAACCCGAACCATAACCGCTGATCGAAGAATCGGCAAATACCTGATTACTGAAATTCTGGGAAGCGGCGGTTACAGTATTGTTTATCGGGGCGTGCATGAGGCGCTGCACATGCCGGTTGCCATCAAAATGATGAAACATGATATGGCCACTTCTTCGGATTTCATTAAAAAATTCAGAGAAGAGGCCCGCATCATTGCAAAGTTCAATCACGAAAATATTGTACACGTCTACGATATCGAGGAGCGCTACAAAACGCTTTTTATTATTATGGAGCATCTTGAAGGCATGTCATTGAGAACGTTGCTCAAGCGCATGCTGAAACTGCCTTACCAGCGGGTTGTTCACTACCTTTTGCAAATCTGTGCCGGCTTGCAGTACGCCCATGCGGAAAACGTGGTGCACCAGGATATCAAACCCGGCAATCTTTTTATTTTGCCAAATGATAAAATTAAAATTCTTGATTTTGGACTGGCCTCTCCGTGCGGCGCCGAAAGCAGTTTCACGGGCACACCCTTTTACATGTCCCCCGAGCAAATTGATTGTCTGCCAGTCGATGCCAGAACGGATATTTTCGCCCTGGGGCTTACGGCATATGAAATGCTGACCGGTCAACGTCCGTTTGCCGAGGAGGATGCCTGGAAAACCATGAATTTGCGTGTGGAACAAGACATACCGGATCCGGCAGCGATCTTGCCTGATTTGCCCGCAACACTCAGCAAATTTATCATGAAAGCCTGTGCGCGGGATATCAACCAAAGATACCAAAACGTGGCTGAGATTGTTGAAGAATTGCAACCGCTGGTTGAAGATCATGGTCCAGTACTTGAGACCGATTCATCGGCCAGTCGCAAAATGGCGACCATGTTTTTGCTGTACTCGGATGAGCACCAGCCGGAGCTGAACCGGATGATGGAAGAGTTTTGTGAGAAAGTCAATGAGTTGGGGGTTTCATGCCGGGCAGCGGATTTTAAAGAGATTTAG
- a CDS encoding CoB--CoM heterodisulfide reductase iron-sulfur subunit A family protein translates to MSQSGTGAVMVVGGGIAGMQAALDLADSGYYVYLVEGSSSIGGMMSQLDKTFPTNDCAMUIISPKLVEVGRHINIELLTLTEVDSISGKEGNFDVQLTQHPRYVDMDKCIACDACAEKCPKKVSNAYDGGLSKRKAVYVQYAQAVPLKYTIDADTCIYFLKGKCKACEKFCPTGAINFEDQKTDLKLKVGAVVIAAGSEAFDPSTYDTFGYSASPNIVTSLEFERILSASGPYGGHLLRPSDKTEPEKIAWLQCVGSRDTHIGARGYCSAVCCTYAVKEAILAKEHSSDGLDTAIFYIDIRTFGKDFERYYNKAKDDLGVRFVKSRITHVEPMGDNGKHLIRYVDAAGHSQAEEFDIVVLSVGLGAREQAVALAQKLDIDLNSYQFARAGGFDPVQSSRPGIYVCGAFHEPQDIPSSVIDASAAAGKVGARLADARGTLTKTKALPEEIDIKGEPPRIGVFVCCCGTNIAGFVDVPAVVEYAKTLPNVVYAEQNLFSCSQDTQTQISETIKKHRLNRVVVTACTPKTHEPLFQETLINGGLNKYLFEMANIRNQCSWVHKDDMDKATDKSKDLLQMAVAKVALHEPLAEPKMKINQTAMVIGGGMAGLTAAKTLADQGYKTVVVEKNKQLGGQARHLAETWQAEAIGPFLDSLIADVSADENIELLLNARIDNVDGFIGNFKTTVQINGENNVVEHGVTLIASGAEEFKPDDYLYGQDQRVLTGLELQNKLKAGNGFDPGRTAVFVQCVGSRNPERPYCSKVCCTASIKSALSLKAQNPATDIFILYRDLRAYGLREDLYREAREQGIKFIRYDNDQEIGVGAAENGLNITFTDRVLRRQMVIESDLLVLASAVVPQKANPLAQMFKVPQNDDGFFAEAHVKLRPNDFATDGVFVCGLAHAPKPIEESIVQAQAAASRAVTVLSALEVSVSGTVAMVDPNFCSSCGVCVDICPYSAPKFDEKSGKAEIQATLCKGCGLCVASCRSAAIHLKGFDTGQIFAQLKTCLFEGVPSESIFS, encoded by the coding sequence ATGTCGCAATCAGGCACAGGCGCAGTCATGGTCGTGGGTGGCGGGATAGCCGGCATGCAAGCCGCTCTGGATCTTGCCGATTCCGGCTATTATGTCTACCTGGTGGAAGGCTCGAGTTCCATCGGCGGCATGATGTCGCAGTTGGACAAAACCTTTCCCACCAATGACTGTGCGATGTGAATCATATCGCCGAAACTGGTCGAGGTCGGCCGGCACATCAACATCGAGTTGCTCACCCTTACTGAAGTTGACAGTATCAGCGGTAAAGAAGGCAACTTTGACGTCCAATTGACACAACACCCGCGCTATGTCGACATGGACAAATGTATTGCCTGTGATGCCTGCGCGGAAAAATGCCCCAAAAAAGTATCCAACGCCTATGACGGCGGGCTGAGCAAGCGCAAGGCCGTTTATGTGCAGTACGCCCAGGCGGTGCCGCTAAAATACACCATTGATGCCGATACCTGTATTTATTTTCTGAAAGGCAAATGCAAAGCCTGTGAAAAATTTTGCCCAACAGGCGCCATCAATTTTGAAGATCAAAAAACAGACCTCAAGCTGAAAGTGGGCGCAGTGGTCATTGCCGCCGGCAGCGAGGCCTTTGATCCAAGCACCTATGACACCTTCGGCTATTCAGCATCTCCCAACATTGTCACCAGCCTGGAATTTGAAAGAATCCTGTCGGCCTCCGGGCCCTATGGCGGGCACCTGCTGCGACCTTCGGATAAAACCGAGCCTGAAAAAATTGCCTGGCTGCAATGCGTTGGATCCCGCGACACACACATCGGCGCCCGTGGTTACTGCTCGGCAGTCTGCTGCACCTACGCTGTCAAAGAGGCTATCCTGGCCAAAGAGCACAGCAGCGACGGCCTGGATACGGCCATCTTTTACATCGACATTCGCACCTTCGGCAAAGATTTCGAGCGCTACTACAACAAGGCCAAAGATGATCTGGGGGTGCGTTTCGTTAAATCGCGCATCACGCATGTCGAGCCCATGGGCGATAACGGCAAGCACTTGATTCGCTATGTCGATGCGGCCGGCCATAGTCAGGCAGAAGAATTTGATATCGTCGTGCTGTCGGTGGGTTTGGGCGCCCGGGAACAGGCGGTTGCGCTGGCCCAGAAACTGGATATTGATTTAAATTCCTATCAGTTTGCCCGCGCCGGCGGATTTGATCCGGTTCAAAGCTCGCGACCGGGGATCTATGTGTGCGGCGCTTTTCACGAGCCGCAAGACATTCCGTCGTCGGTCATCGATGCCAGTGCGGCGGCCGGCAAAGTCGGCGCCCGGCTGGCAGATGCTCGCGGAACGCTGACCAAAACCAAAGCGCTGCCCGAAGAGATCGATATCAAAGGCGAGCCGCCGCGTATCGGCGTGTTTGTCTGCTGCTGCGGCACCAATATCGCCGGGTTTGTGGATGTGCCCGCCGTGGTCGAATACGCCAAAACCCTGCCGAATGTGGTCTACGCCGAGCAAAACCTGTTCAGCTGCTCACAGGATACCCAGACCCAGATTTCAGAGACCATCAAAAAGCACCGCCTCAACCGGGTGGTGGTGACCGCCTGCACACCCAAGACCCATGAGCCCCTTTTTCAGGAAACCCTGATCAACGGCGGGCTCAACAAATACCTTTTTGAGATGGCCAATATCCGCAACCAGTGCTCCTGGGTGCACAAAGACGACATGGACAAGGCCACCGATAAATCCAAAGACCTGCTGCAGATGGCGGTGGCCAAGGTCGCGCTGCATGAGCCCCTGGCGGAGCCCAAAATGAAAATCAACCAGACCGCCATGGTCATCGGTGGCGGCATGGCCGGTCTGACGGCGGCTAAGACATTGGCCGATCAGGGGTACAAAACCGTGGTGGTGGAAAAAAACAAACAACTGGGCGGCCAGGCCCGCCACCTGGCGGAAACTTGGCAGGCCGAGGCGATCGGCCCGTTTCTCGACAGCCTGATCGCTGATGTTAGCGCTGATGAAAACATCGAGTTGCTGTTAAATGCCCGGATTGACAATGTGGATGGATTTATCGGCAATTTTAAAACCACGGTCCAGATAAACGGGGAAAACAACGTTGTCGAACACGGTGTGACCCTGATTGCTTCGGGCGCCGAGGAGTTTAAGCCCGACGACTATCTGTACGGCCAGGATCAGCGGGTACTTACCGGTCTGGAGCTCCAGAACAAACTCAAGGCCGGCAACGGGTTTGATCCCGGTCGCACGGCTGTATTTGTCCAATGTGTGGGATCACGGAATCCCGAGCGCCCCTATTGTTCCAAAGTGTGCTGCACCGCATCGATTAAAAGCGCCCTGAGCCTCAAGGCCCAAAATCCTGCTACGGATATTTTCATATTATATCGCGATCTGCGTGCTTACGGTCTCAGGGAGGATCTTTACCGCGAAGCGCGCGAACAGGGCATTAAGTTTATCCGCTATGACAACGACCAGGAAATCGGGGTCGGCGCCGCCGAAAATGGCCTCAACATTACCTTTACCGATCGGGTGCTCAGAAGACAGATGGTGATCGAAAGCGACCTGCTGGTTCTGGCCAGTGCGGTGGTGCCGCAAAAAGCCAACCCCCTGGCGCAAATGTTTAAGGTGCCGCAAAATGACGATGGCTTTTTTGCCGAGGCACATGTCAAACTGCGGCCCAATGATTTTGCCACCGATGGCGTATTTGTCTGCGGTCTCGCGCACGCACCCAAACCGATAGAAGAATCCATCGTCCAGGCTCAGGCCGCTGCCTCCCGGGCAGTAACGGTTTTATCTGCCCTGGAAGTCTCCGTCAGCGGCACGGTGGCCATGGTAGATCCGAACTTTTGCAGCAGCTGCGGGGTTTGCGTGGATATCTGCCCCTATTCGGCGCCCAAATTTGATGAAAAAAGCGGCAAAGCTGAAATTCAAGCCACCCTGTGTAAGGGTTGCGGGCTGTGCGTGGCCTCCTGCCGCTCTGCGGCCATTCATTTGAAAGGCTTTGACACCGGCCAGATATTTGCGCAGCTCAAGACGTGCTTATTCGAGGGTGTACCATCAGAATCGATTTTTAGCTAA
- a CDS encoding protein kinase encodes MKCGREPGGARASELGTCVAATDSSYGGINAGKNAGRICWAVAGTCCDGKIQGTFAEKRDSCTECPFYRLVQEEEDISTKTHKILNYFSEDEKRFLASKVTCKIIEAGERFITQGDVQQTAYIIQRGACLLVVEKEGQLHPVGHLGRGDIVGIRSFLTGEPQSAHVEAETAMELWALDKGLFDNISKKDPELLEFLTELVASRFDSKRPTADRVIGKYMAMDIIGRGAYSIVYKGKNTDLGMPVAIKMLRHNLAMDPDFITGFRNEAKIIAGLKHDNILRVYDIEERFNTVFIIEELVEGESLANMLSRLKCIPPKLTISFLIQLCSGLQYAHQKGIIHRDINTSNIFIQQNDRLKLLDFGLSCPIGTEDLASFGTMAYMAPEQIQSEPMDQRTDIYAMGITAFEMLAGQNPFPETDAQKLIDLHLNCGIPDPADVVANIPKTLRQFILKACRRNPDHRYQTVTEALDDLKGLAIELGITGKQSDAEKMNMTSLFMVYKENQQPAVKQLMESLREQARELGIDLKSADLSDL; translated from the coding sequence ATGAAATGCGGCAGAGAGCCTGGAGGAGCCAGAGCGTCTGAATTGGGCACCTGCGTCGCAGCAACGGATTCATCTTATGGAGGCATCAACGCCGGTAAAAATGCGGGGCGTATCTGCTGGGCAGTAGCCGGTACCTGTTGCGACGGAAAAATCCAGGGCACCTTTGCTGAGAAGCGCGACTCGTGTACGGAGTGCCCTTTTTATCGATTGGTTCAGGAAGAAGAAGATATTTCAACTAAAACACACAAAATTCTGAACTATTTTTCAGAAGATGAAAAAAGATTTCTGGCCTCCAAGGTGACCTGTAAAATCATTGAGGCCGGCGAACGTTTTATCACCCAAGGCGATGTTCAGCAAACGGCTTATATCATACAGCGGGGCGCCTGTTTGCTCGTGGTTGAAAAGGAAGGTCAATTGCACCCTGTGGGTCATCTGGGCAGAGGTGATATTGTCGGTATCCGCTCATTTCTGACCGGAGAGCCTCAGAGCGCCCACGTGGAGGCGGAAACGGCCATGGAACTCTGGGCCCTGGATAAGGGCCTTTTTGACAATATCTCCAAAAAAGATCCGGAGTTGCTTGAATTTCTCACGGAGCTTGTCGCCAGCCGGTTCGATTCCAAAAGACCGACGGCTGACCGGGTCATTGGAAAATATATGGCGATGGATATTATTGGCCGCGGGGCATACAGCATTGTATACAAAGGCAAAAACACGGACCTGGGTATGCCGGTGGCTATCAAGATGCTCAGACACAACCTGGCGATGGATCCTGACTTTATAACAGGTTTTCGAAACGAAGCCAAAATCATTGCAGGTCTAAAACACGACAACATTTTAAGAGTCTATGATATCGAAGAACGCTTTAACACCGTCTTTATCATCGAGGAGTTGGTTGAGGGTGAATCTTTGGCCAACATGCTATCTCGGCTGAAATGCATACCGCCAAAATTGACCATCAGTTTTCTCATTCAACTGTGTTCGGGACTACAATATGCCCATCAAAAAGGCATCATCCATCGCGATATCAACACTTCTAACATTTTTATTCAACAAAACGATCGGCTCAAATTACTCGATTTTGGACTGTCATGCCCAATCGGAACCGAAGATTTGGCCTCCTTTGGTACCATGGCCTACATGGCACCGGAACAGATCCAAAGCGAACCCATGGATCAGCGTACCGATATTTACGCCATGGGGATCACGGCTTTTGAAATGCTTGCCGGCCAAAATCCATTTCCGGAAACAGATGCCCAGAAGCTCATCGATTTGCATCTGAATTGCGGCATACCAGACCCGGCGGATGTGGTTGCGAACATCCCTAAAACGCTTCGGCAATTCATCCTTAAAGCCTGTCGGCGGAATCCCGATCACCGCTATCAGACTGTAACCGAAGCCCTGGATGACCTAAAGGGTCTGGCCATTGAACTGGGTATCACCGGCAAGCAATCAGATGCGGAAAAAATGAATATGACCAGCCTGTTTATGGTTTACAAAGAAAACCAACAACCGGCCGTCAAACAATTAATGGAAAGCCTTCGGGAACAGGCCAGGGAGCTGGGCATCGATTTAAAATCGGCAGATCTCTCGGATTTATAA
- a CDS encoding CoB--CoM heterodisulfide reductase iron-sulfur subunit B family protein has protein sequence MKFALFHGCNIPSRVEQYADATAAVCARLGIELVEMDGFNCCGYPVRNSDHRAYVLSAAKNLALAEQAGLDMLVMCKCCYGSLKRAEYFLGQDAELTADINRILGRENLAYQHQTSVKHLLSALYHDVGLKRIKEEISKAYSGLQIAVSYGCHALRPSSITAFDDPVSPKIFDELVEATGAFSVEWTRKLDCCGAPLTGVNDQLAMDMAQKKIDSARETGAQFICTACPYTQLQFDGVQKRMAAQSNDGETLAPILYPQLLGLSMGIDEKTLGIDRNEIDLTNITSFLITE, from the coding sequence ATGAAGTTTGCGTTGTTCCATGGCTGCAACATCCCTTCCCGCGTTGAGCAATACGCTGACGCTACCGCAGCCGTATGCGCCCGGCTGGGTATCGAGCTGGTTGAGATGGACGGCTTTAATTGCTGCGGGTATCCGGTGCGCAACTCCGATCATCGCGCCTATGTCCTGTCGGCTGCCAAAAACCTGGCGCTTGCCGAGCAAGCCGGATTAGATATGCTGGTGATGTGCAAGTGCTGCTACGGCAGTTTAAAACGAGCGGAATATTTTTTAGGCCAGGATGCGGAGTTGACAGCGGACATCAACCGTATCCTGGGCCGGGAAAATCTGGCATATCAACACCAAACCAGTGTCAAACACCTGTTGTCGGCCCTATATCATGATGTGGGACTGAAACGCATAAAAGAAGAAATTTCCAAAGCCTATAGCGGTCTTCAAATAGCGGTCAGCTACGGTTGTCATGCTTTAAGACCCAGCTCGATAACCGCATTTGATGATCCGGTCTCTCCCAAAATTTTTGATGAACTCGTTGAGGCCACCGGCGCCTTTAGCGTCGAGTGGACCCGCAAACTGGATTGCTGTGGTGCGCCCCTGACCGGCGTCAATGATCAGCTGGCCATGGATATGGCGCAAAAGAAAATCGACAGCGCCCGGGAGACCGGTGCTCAGTTTATCTGCACCGCTTGCCCCTATACCCAGCTGCAGTTTGACGGCGTGCAAAAGCGTATGGCCGCGCAATCGAACGACGGCGAAACCCTGGCGCCAATCCTGTACCCTCAATTGCTGGGTTTAAGCATGGGTATCGATGAAAAAACCCTGGGCATTGATCGAAATGAAATTGATTTAACCAACATTACATCCTTTCTAATAACGGAGTAA
- a CDS encoding zinc-binding dehydrogenase produces MAASIPSEMRVLELENYHEDITKTVEGLRVVQKPTPQPGSGQVLVRIEAAPCNPSDLIFMQGLYGVKKTLPAVPGWEGAGTVVASGGGMMGNWLKGKRVACGGQADSDGTWAEYYIADAKTCVPLRKGISSEKGATLIINPLTAWAMVDTAKKGGHRAIVQTAAASQLGRMVVRLAKDAGIALINVVRRQEQEDLLKSLGAEVVLNSESEDFEARLREECLRLKSTMGFDAVCGEMTGKIFSAMAPGATVLVYGVLSFEPASGLDGGDLIFGQKRVEGFWLTDWVRKAGFVRVFQATGQIQKHIAAGSFATQVRKKLKLEDVPAGILEYQKEMTAGKILIIPKEM; encoded by the coding sequence ATGGCTGCTTCCATTCCTTCAGAAATGCGGGTGCTCGAGCTGGAAAATTATCATGAGGACATAACCAAAACTGTTGAGGGCTTGCGTGTTGTGCAAAAGCCGACCCCGCAGCCGGGTTCCGGGCAGGTGCTCGTCCGCATAGAAGCCGCCCCCTGCAATCCGTCTGATCTAATATTTATGCAGGGGCTTTATGGCGTCAAAAAAACCTTGCCGGCCGTGCCGGGCTGGGAAGGGGCCGGCACGGTGGTGGCCAGTGGTGGTGGAATGATGGGCAACTGGCTTAAGGGCAAACGGGTGGCCTGTGGCGGCCAGGCGGATTCGGACGGCACCTGGGCTGAATATTACATTGCAGATGCCAAAACTTGCGTGCCGTTGCGCAAGGGCATTTCTTCTGAAAAGGGCGCAACCTTAATCATTAACCCGCTGACGGCCTGGGCCATGGTTGATACGGCTAAAAAAGGCGGTCATCGAGCCATCGTCCAAACTGCGGCTGCCAGCCAGCTGGGACGAATGGTAGTGCGTCTGGCCAAAGATGCCGGAATAGCGTTGATAAATGTCGTGCGGCGCCAAGAACAGGAAGATCTGCTGAAGTCATTGGGGGCGGAAGTCGTGTTGAACTCAGAATCGGAAGATTTTGAAGCCCGGCTGCGTGAAGAATGCCTTCGCTTAAAATCGACCATGGGTTTTGATGCTGTCTGCGGGGAGATGACCGGAAAGATTTTTAGCGCCATGGCGCCGGGAGCCACCGTCTTGGTATATGGGGTGCTTTCATTTGAACCTGCCAGCGGTCTGGATGGGGGCGATTTGATATTTGGTCAAAAACGCGTGGAGGGCTTCTGGTTAACAGACTGGGTCCGCAAGGCTGGATTCGTGCGCGTTTTTCAGGCCACCGGCCAGATTCAAAAGCACATTGCCGCTGGGTCTTTTGCAACCCAGGTACGGAAAAAGCTCAAATTAGAAGATGTCCCCGCAGGCATATTGGAATACCAAAAGGAAATGACCGCAGGGAAAATACTTATTATTCCAAAGGAAATGTAG
- a CDS encoding Coenzyme F420 hydrogenase/dehydrogenase, beta subunit C-terminal domain: protein MKTFTNLIEDVQKPGLCHRCGGCVTFCTAVNYAALELDSEGKPRYADEAKCIECGLCHSICPEIDELDEETRQSSGWIPPIGRVIETSIARAVDPKIRKKATDGGVVTALLVHLFKRGRIDGAIVTKPAGPFQRLPFLAETEKDILEAAGFSFDTSHGMTNFSDYYLTYSQIKEFDPLIKKGLSRVAFVGTPCQIKAVRRMQALGIIPSDSIKFCLGLFCSGNFVFGKKEQEKIGQIGAFKFKDVKKINIKEELIVHLKGGKEKTMMLEELEFMKRFACYFCPDYSAEYADISFGGIGSEEGWTTVITRTPVGRAIFADARPSAIEENRTKDFPQKTSRALKKVQTWSARKKDTAAQNRKVLDRKFPGLKQKT from the coding sequence ATGAAAACCTTTACTAATTTGATTGAGGATGTGCAGAAACCTGGGCTGTGCCATCGCTGCGGCGGGTGCGTGACCTTTTGCACGGCCGTTAATTACGCTGCCCTGGAATTGGACAGCGAAGGCAAGCCCCGCTATGCGGATGAAGCCAAATGCATTGAATGCGGCCTGTGCCATAGCATCTGCCCTGAGATTGACGAGCTGGATGAAGAAACCCGCCAAAGTTCGGGCTGGATCCCGCCCATCGGGCGCGTGATTGAAACCAGTATTGCCCGGGCCGTGGATCCCAAAATCCGCAAAAAGGCCACCGACGGCGGGGTGGTCACCGCTTTGCTGGTACATTTGTTCAAACGCGGCCGCATTGACGGCGCCATCGTCACCAAACCGGCCGGCCCGTTTCAGCGCCTGCCGTTTCTGGCGGAGACCGAAAAAGACATCCTGGAGGCCGCCGGCTTTTCCTTTGATACCTCCCACGGCATGACCAATTTCAGCGATTATTATTTAACCTATTCACAGATCAAAGAATTTGATCCCCTGATCAAAAAAGGCCTGTCGCGTGTGGCCTTTGTGGGCACCCCCTGCCAGATCAAAGCGGTACGGCGCATGCAGGCTTTGGGCATCATTCCCTCTGATTCGATTAAATTCTGCCTGGGTTTATTTTGCTCGGGTAATTTTGTGTTCGGCAAAAAAGAGCAGGAAAAAATCGGTCAGATCGGTGCATTTAAATTTAAGGATGTCAAAAAAATAAACATCAAAGAAGAGCTGATCGTCCACTTGAAAGGCGGTAAAGAAAAAACCATGATGCTCGAAGAGCTCGAGTTCATGAAACGCTTTGCCTGCTATTTCTGCCCGGATTATTCTGCCGAATACGCTGATATATCATTTGGCGGTATCGGCTCCGAGGAAGGCTGGACCACCGTCATAACCCGCACACCCGTCGGCCGCGCCATTTTTGCCGACGCCCGACCCTCGGCTATTGAGGAAAACCGCACCAAGGATTTTCCCCAAAAGACATCCCGGGCGCTAAAAAAGGTCCAGACCTGGTCGGCCCGCAAAAAAGATACAGCCGCTCAAAACCGCAAAGTGCTGGACCGCAAATTCCCCGGTTTAAAGCAGAAGACTTGA